AGAAACGAAAAGGATGAAACGTAAGACTCGAGAAGTTTTTGTGTAGCATAGGTTGACATACCTGCCCTTGAGAACCTTCACCCATGAAAGCAGATGTGTCGAAGTTATTTGTAGCCTCCTCGAGCTCCTCCAACGAAAAGGTGCGGTAAGCTGGAATACCAAGAGCTCCCAGCTTCATTGTTTGAGATATATACCCTTCATGTTTAGCCAAAAACCTTGTTGTAAAACATTTGGGTAAATATTGATATCATGCCACATGCATATAAATGCAACATATCATGAGAAAGTGAACACTTACTTGCATCTGACAGCAACTTTGAGGGGTATCCAGTTGATGCATTCTCTACTACGAGTCTTGTAGAAGGAGTCTTAATTGTCTTTTTGTCATTAACCTTTCTTACAATCAAGAAAATCAACACAACAAGGGCAATTCCTCCAGCAATCCCTCCAATTACACCTAATGCAATAACTTTAGAAGCTTGTCTCTTTTTCTTATGTTGTGGCAAAATACCGACAGCTAATGCTTCGTTATGACAGAAGGATATcggattttgattttgatccTTAATTGCTAGACAGTTACCAGCATACAGGACCTTCTCTTTATTAGAATCAGACTGAAGACACTCGGGCAAGTGTCCAGATATGAGATTTGAGGACAAATCCACAGCTTCAAGGTTAGCACTACAAGATTGATTCTCAAAAAGCATTCCTGTCAACTTATTGTCTGCAATGTTTAAATAAGTTATGGAAGGTAATGATAACAATGATGGAGGAAATGGACCCACAAATTTATTCTTCGAAAGATCCAACTCGCGAAGCTGATAATAGGAGTTTAGCTCATCAGGAATGCCATCCCTGAACTTGTTTTTGCTCAATACAAGAGTAACTAACTTGTTTCCAAGCTGCGGAAACTGCGGTCCGAAACTATTATCTTCCAAGTCCAGAACTTGAAGGTTTGTCAAACTGCTCAAATCTGGCAGTTTTCCAGAGAAGTAATTATGCGAAAGCGCAAGAACTCTGAGATTCTCCAAATTACTTAATGAATTTGGCAATGATCCATTGAACATATTTTTCCTCAAACTTAGAACAGTCAAAAGGGGAAATGAATCCAACCAACGCGGCAAATCACCCGAAAACATGTTATCATCAAGTGCAAGTGTCTGAAGACCAGATAGTGATGAAAGATCCTCAGGAATTGAATCATATAGAAAATTTGAACTCACATTAAGTATTTCTAACGACTCAAGACGCGCGATTTTACCAGGCAATGGACCCCATAATCCAAGAGAAACCAATGTGAGTACTTTCAAATCTGGCAGAGTAACTAGTGTAGTCACAAATGAATCTGTCGAAAAATTCCTAGGCAAAATAGGCGCTCGCCTGTCGCCGATAATATGCAGTTGCGTTATGCTGTCTTGGTAGCAAACTACAGTTAAAGATGGA
This region of Mercurialis annua linkage group LG1-X, ddMerAnnu1.2, whole genome shotgun sequence genomic DNA includes:
- the LOC126660755 gene encoding probable inactive leucine-rich repeat receptor-like protein kinase At3g03770, whose amino-acid sequence is MAKAFQYSAILFLVIISALINQSQQLQSSQGETLLRIQRILNYPLILNSWNVSTDFCNSDPNPSLTVVCYQDSITQLHIIGDRRAPILPRNFSTDSFVTTLVTLPDLKVLTLVSLGLWGPLPGKIARLESLEILNVSSNFLYDSIPEDLSSLSGLQTLALDDNMFSGDLPRWLDSFPLLTVLSLRKNMFNGSLPNSLSNLENLRVLALSHNYFSGKLPDLSSLTNLQVLDLEDNSFGPQFPQLGNKLVTLVLSKNKFRDGIPDELNSYYQLRELDLSKNKFVGPFPPSLLSLPSITYLNIADNKLTGMLFENQSCSANLEAVDLSSNLISGHLPECLQSDSNKEKVLYAGNCLAIKDQNQNPISFCHNEALAVGILPQHKKKRQASKVIALGVIGGIAGGIALVVLIFLIVRKVNDKKTIKTPSTRLVVENASTGYPSKLLSDARYISQTMKLGALGIPAYRTFSLEELEEATNNFDTSAFMGEGSQGQMYLGRLKNGSYVAVRCLKMKRSYSTQNFMHRIELISKLRHRHLVSALGHCFECYLDDSSVSRIFLVFEYVPNGTLRSWISEGRARQTLNLAQRIAAAIGVAKGIQFLHTGIVPGVYSNNLKLTDVLLDQNLVAKISSYNLPLLAENTEKDGHGVSSGARKIEEDEKVDVYDFGVILLEIIIGRPLNSKNEVDVLKDQLQASISYDEDARRSMIDPAIHKGCSDQSLKTMMEVCVRCLLNNPEDRPSVEDVLWNLQFAAQVQDGWRGESGEGSPVSPSNPPPLQLNLH